A genomic segment from Chloroflexaceae bacterium encodes:
- a CDS encoding protein translocase subunit SecD, protein VRLGLDLQGGIQVLLRSADPNATPEQIATAAGVIEQRVNALGVGETVVQRAGNDRIIVELPGVANPEQAIETLRGTGRLEFIDSQGQYLADGTIVRTSSSPNPPQLLESGTVTDVNSLGPIYQSITDGADLDTSAVQPTFSQGGTLGSRPAVSFAFRGASAQRLASFTAANVGRPMCIVLDNVVVSCPVINAALTDGSGVIEVTSQAERDLIFNKLKYGALPVPLVIETSRTVTATLGQESVAASIVAGIIGLSVVAIFMIL, encoded by the coding sequence GTGCGCCTTGGCCTTGACTTGCAAGGCGGGATTCAGGTCTTGCTGCGCTCGGCCGATCCTAATGCCACCCCCGAACAAATCGCCACTGCCGCCGGCGTGATCGAACAGCGGGTTAACGCGCTCGGTGTGGGAGAGACGGTGGTGCAGCGGGCCGGCAATGATCGCATCATTGTTGAGTTGCCCGGCGTGGCTAACCCCGAACAGGCAATCGAGACGTTGCGCGGCACTGGCCGGCTTGAGTTTATCGACTCGCAGGGTCAATACCTCGCCGATGGCACGATTGTGCGCACCTCGAGCAGCCCCAATCCGCCGCAGTTGCTCGAAAGCGGCACTGTTACCGATGTGAATAGCCTCGGCCCGATCTACCAGAGCATCACCGATGGCGCCGATCTCGACACGAGCGCCGTGCAGCCGACCTTCTCGCAGGGTGGCACGCTCGGCAGCCGGCCGGCCGTCTCGTTTGCCTTCCGCGGCGCGTCGGCCCAGCGGTTGGCGTCATTTACGGCTGCGAATGTTGGCCGCCCGATGTGTATCGTGCTCGATAATGTGGTGGTCAGCTGTCCGGTGATCAATGCCGCGCTGACCGATGGCTCCGGCGTGATCGAGGTGACATCGCAGGCTGAGCGTGATCTGATCTTTAATAAACTGAAGTATGGCGCGTTGCCGGTGCCGCTAGTGATCGAGACTAGCCGTACTGTGACCGCGACCCTTGGTCAAGAGAGTGTTGCTGCGAGCATTGTGGCCGGTATTATCGGCCTGTCGGTGGTTGCGATCTTTATGATTCTC